A window of the Pseudobacteriovorax antillogorgiicola genome harbors these coding sequences:
- a CDS encoding PQQ-binding-like beta-propeller repeat protein, which translates to MKRFAGLFLLFSSCASIEPKNLCLSSDGGDTPCRPYRAGMISLNRDLDQQKPLGVAEEGGWVVVDDLLIGSAYSGWLQATSLKTKANAWWLELGNPVASPVASIGQHLVVGLRDGTVMKVDAKTGKVSWKQRLGRFVSRRPTLTGSSLLVTTVDQKLFALDFTTGQTRWIYNAGSSNNIILDGGAAPTVLGSLVLVGTSEGEVHGVDLNTGKRIWDFVPASSSSRFNDVVGQMASLDGNLLVSRYDGMVFSMSVATGRRRILWQKDLTGITDSYYRDGVYYIGCLNGDFYALDGISGRVLWKSEVGEPTASITPGEKIVYVGGTGGRISALDTKTGQLLWADDVEGALSRTPVLFGDILYFSTGLKVLYGYKVL; encoded by the coding sequence ATGAAGCGATTCGCTGGTCTATTCTTGCTGTTTAGTTCTTGTGCTTCCATTGAGCCAAAAAACCTTTGCCTATCATCAGACGGTGGCGACACCCCATGTCGTCCTTACCGAGCTGGTATGATTTCTTTGAATCGAGATCTTGATCAGCAAAAACCTCTTGGTGTAGCTGAAGAGGGCGGTTGGGTTGTGGTGGATGATCTTCTGATCGGATCAGCATATTCTGGCTGGCTTCAGGCGACATCCCTCAAGACGAAAGCCAATGCCTGGTGGCTAGAGCTTGGCAATCCCGTGGCTTCACCAGTCGCTTCGATCGGGCAGCATCTAGTTGTAGGGCTTCGCGATGGCACTGTGATGAAGGTTGATGCTAAGACTGGCAAGGTAAGCTGGAAGCAACGCCTCGGTCGCTTTGTATCTCGTCGTCCGACTCTTACAGGATCAAGCTTATTGGTTACAACGGTAGACCAGAAGCTGTTTGCCCTAGACTTTACCACGGGTCAGACCCGCTGGATCTATAACGCAGGCTCTAGCAATAATATCATCCTTGATGGCGGAGCAGCGCCAACAGTGTTGGGTAGCCTTGTCCTTGTTGGTACATCAGAAGGTGAAGTTCACGGTGTGGACCTTAATACTGGGAAGCGGATCTGGGACTTCGTGCCTGCAAGCTCCTCGTCTAGATTCAACGATGTTGTAGGCCAAATGGCTAGCCTAGATGGCAATCTCCTTGTGTCTCGCTATGATGGGATGGTGTTTTCGATGAGTGTGGCGACAGGCCGTCGTCGCATCCTTTGGCAGAAAGACTTAACTGGAATCACCGATAGCTATTATCGCGATGGTGTCTATTATATCGGCTGTTTGAATGGTGACTTCTACGCTTTAGATGGTATTTCGGGGCGCGTTCTTTGGAAGAGCGAGGTTGGAGAGCCTACCGCGTCGATTACCCCAGGTGAAAAAATTGTTTATGTCGGTGGGACTGGTGGCCGTATCAGCGCACTTGATACCAAAACGGGCCAGCTTTTATGGGCTGATGATGTTGAGGGAGCTTTGAGCCGAACTCCTGTACTATTTGGTGATATCCTTTACTTCAGCACTGGTTTAAAAGTCCTGTACGGCTACAAGGTCCTTTAG
- a CDS encoding tetratricopeptide repeat protein produces MSKKKDELNLKGPDAFQVRAAESVEYLKANSKLVVGIIGLVALSAIVALGFNYVSSQKLEDRQIAVSEADQIFDQESKAYEEKKAKLEKELDDLKLKSKEASTPEVEAQVKDLQARLDDMDSPDHTKSMEEYRRVYEEYKDSPQGKVAGIRYAHLIAEQNKLTEAKDILVEITKDAKNLPILQAQAGMILLSILEDLGQYEEALKQADQVLKVVGKELKPRVLLAKGRILYLHKDLEGAGKAFDEIIGSYENSQESEKARSLKALLN; encoded by the coding sequence ATGAGTAAAAAGAAGGACGAGTTAAACCTTAAGGGACCCGATGCATTTCAGGTCAGAGCGGCTGAGTCAGTTGAATACCTTAAAGCCAATTCAAAGTTAGTTGTTGGAATTATTGGCTTGGTAGCACTAAGTGCTATCGTCGCACTAGGTTTTAATTACGTTTCTAGCCAGAAGCTGGAAGATCGCCAAATTGCTGTGTCTGAAGCTGATCAGATCTTCGATCAAGAATCCAAAGCTTATGAAGAAAAGAAAGCTAAGCTTGAGAAAGAGCTGGACGATCTGAAATTGAAAAGCAAAGAAGCCTCTACTCCAGAAGTCGAGGCTCAGGTAAAGGATCTTCAAGCTAGACTTGATGACATGGATAGCCCGGATCACACCAAGAGCATGGAAGAGTACCGCCGGGTTTATGAAGAGTACAAAGATAGTCCGCAGGGCAAAGTTGCGGGTATTCGCTACGCTCATCTGATCGCAGAGCAGAACAAGCTCACGGAAGCTAAAGATATTTTAGTTGAGATCACTAAAGATGCTAAGAACCTGCCCATCCTTCAAGCCCAGGCGGGCATGATTCTTCTCAGTATTCTTGAAGATCTAGGTCAATATGAAGAGGCTCTTAAGCAAGCAGATCAGGTGCTTAAGGTAGTTGGTAAGGAACTCAAGCCACGAGTTCTACTTGCAAAGGGACGCATTCTATATCTTCATAAAGATTTAGAGGGAGCAGGCAAGGCATTCGACGAGATTATCGGCTCATATGAGAACTCTCAAGAGTCTGAAAAAGCGCGAAGCCTCAAGGCCCTACTCAACTAA